One Setaria viridis chromosome 5, Setaria_viridis_v4.0, whole genome shotgun sequence genomic region harbors:
- the LOC117855093 gene encoding uncharacterized protein — protein sequence MGGFSGATGLPVYREYDDEDLFETSSSISGDSDGEDQFSDGEGAGALDHQFMQQAASSPAQQSVRRLNSDSLYDLSSMMAQLPVKKGLSKFYDGKSQSFACMSEVRCLEDLRKKETPYKKIKPSRSYLALDEEQECHMPGPNSRGIAKKPSGGSCANLASRNNSNNMLYRPPPIPVNKGGYHQ from the exons ATGGGCGGATTCAGCGGCGCTACAGGTCTCCCGGTGTACCGTGAATACGACGATGAAGATTTGTTCGAGACATCGTCTTCCATCTCCGGCgactcggacggcgaggaccagttctcggacggcgagggcgccgGAGCTCTGGACCACCAGTTCATGCAGCAGGCGGCTTCCTCCCCGGCGCAGCAGTCGGTTCGGAGATTGAACTCCGATAGCCTCTACGATCTGTCGTCCATGATGGCACAACTCCCAGTCAA GAAAGGGCTATCCAAATTCTACGACGGCAAGTCTCAGTCGTTCGCGTGTATGTCTGAGGTGAGATGCCTGGAAGATCTACGCAAGAAAGAGACCCCCtacaagaagatcaagccatCGAGGAGCTATCTAGCATTAGATGAAGAGCAGGAGTGTCACATGCCTGGCCCTAACAGCAGGGGAATAGCCAAGAAGCCCTCCGGAGGTTCTTGCGCAAATCTGGCGTCTCGGAACAACAGCAACAACATGCTCTATAGACCTCCCCCAATCCCTGTAAACAAGGGTGGATACCATCAGTAG